The following are encoded in a window of Sulfurimonas sp. C5 genomic DNA:
- a CDS encoding MFS transporter encodes MAKKEKIFAIAGMINYVAVVFLNAFTDLGHKIIIQNTVFKVYDGSTQIMLTAIVNALVLFPFILVFSPAGFLADKFAKSYIMRYAAFAAIILTMLITFAYYQGWFLVAFSLTFLLALQSAVYSPAKYGYIKELVGEKFISSGNAAVQAATTVAILGGIITYTILFESYYQDNLKTQGEILQAIAPLGWFLILGSTIQFLLALKLPNTQVQVSERSFVFRRYIKGAYLFKNLKAVTRKKEILDAILALSFFWSISQVVLAIFGEYAKSEIGITNTIVIQGVMALAGIGIVLGSIIASKLSKEHINLGITGIGAIFLTLIVFTVPFVKSIGLIAVMFTAFGVFAAFLLVPLNAQIQHLTSNVHLGVVLAANNFVQNIFMFVFLIITTIFAYFGMNAEVLFYCMGFVGVYLIYILFKQYFVPIFWTIISGLFLLRYKIKVQGLENVSNEQAVLLLGNHVSWLDWALLQLSLKRHINFIMDKDIYSNRFLKAGLKRGKVIPLSPKAFKDTFKEASKRLKEGRIVALFPEGSITNNSEIASFQKGFELIDTDYNGVIVPFFIDGMFGSVFARNKEPNQHENLFSRRQITLVFGNPIEPNTEANKVETIVKNMKEKYGAK; translated from the coding sequence ATGGCTAAAAAAGAGAAAATTTTTGCTATCGCAGGAATGATTAATTACGTTGCGGTAGTATTTTTAAATGCATTTACTGACTTAGGGCACAAAATAATTATCCAAAACACTGTTTTTAAAGTATATGATGGTTCTACCCAGATTATGCTGACGGCTATTGTAAATGCATTGGTGCTCTTTCCTTTTATTTTAGTATTTTCTCCCGCAGGCTTTTTAGCCGATAAGTTTGCAAAAAGTTATATCATGCGTTATGCAGCTTTTGCAGCTATTATCTTAACAATGCTGATCACTTTTGCATATTATCAAGGCTGGTTTTTAGTAGCCTTTTCCTTAACGTTTTTACTTGCACTGCAAAGTGCTGTTTATTCTCCTGCAAAATACGGTTATATAAAAGAGTTGGTAGGTGAAAAGTTTATCAGTAGTGGAAATGCAGCTGTACAGGCTGCAACTACAGTTGCTATTTTAGGCGGGATAATTACTTATACTATTCTTTTTGAATCATATTATCAAGATAATCTAAAAACGCAAGGTGAGATACTTCAGGCAATTGCACCTCTGGGATGGTTTTTAATACTTGGTTCAACTATCCAGTTTTTACTTGCTTTAAAATTACCAAATACACAAGTTCAAGTAAGTGAGAGAAGCTTTGTGTTTAGGAGATATATTAAAGGTGCATATCTCTTTAAAAACCTCAAAGCAGTTACACGTAAAAAAGAGATCTTGGATGCTATTTTGGCACTTAGTTTTTTCTGGTCCATTTCTCAGGTTGTTTTAGCAATTTTCGGCGAATATGCAAAAAGCGAGATAGGTATTACAAATACTATTGTCATACAAGGTGTTATGGCACTAGCAGGAATCGGAATTGTACTTGGTTCTATTATCGCTTCAAAACTTTCCAAAGAGCATATCAATTTGGGAATAACAGGTATCGGTGCTATATTTTTAACACTTATTGTTTTTACAGTACCATTTGTAAAATCAATAGGACTGATTGCCGTAATGTTTACAGCCTTTGGAGTCTTCGCAGCATTTTTACTTGTACCGCTTAATGCTCAGATTCAACATCTGACTTCTAATGTACACCTTGGTGTAGTTCTTGCTGCTAACAATTTCGTACAAAACATATTTATGTTTGTATTTTTAATTATTACTACAATATTTGCATATTTTGGTATGAATGCTGAAGTATTATTTTATTGTATGGGGTTTGTCGGGGTATATCTGATATATATACTTTTCAAACAATATTTTGTGCCAATCTTTTGGACGATTATCAGTGGACTGTTTTTACTACGATATAAAATTAAAGTTCAAGGTTTAGAAAATGTTTCCAATGAACAAGCTGTATTATTGCTTGGAAATCATGTAAGCTGGCTGGATTGGGCTCTATTACAACTCTCTTTAAAACGTCATATTAATTTTATAATGGATAAGGATATATACTCTAACAGATTCCTCAAAGCAGGTTTAAAAAGAGGAAAGGTTATTCCTCTTTCACCAAAAGCATTTAAAGATACGTTCAAAGAGGCTTCTAAAAGACTAAAAGAGGGTAGAATTGTAGCTCTGTTTCCGGAAGGTTCAATTACAAATAATAGTGAAATAGCAAGTTTTCAAAAGGGATTTGAATTAATCGATACAGATTATAATGGTGTAATAGTACCGTTTTTTATTGATGGTATGTTTGGAAGTGTATTTGCTCGAAATAAAGAGCCAAACCAACATGAAAATTTATTTTCAAGACGTCAAATAACTCTTGTATTTGGTAACCCGATAGAACCTAATACAGAAGCGAACAAAGTAGAAACTATAGTAAAAAACATGAAGGAAAAATATGGAGCTAAATAA
- a CDS encoding DUF695 domain-containing protein produces the protein MTEHYYKQEDTQKIATEVDLNAFAYSQKFSWLFSVFIKFDLEDKVQEKYEEFLDTKASIIQSIELDEAAKYVGSRVVDGWTELYFYARDSKALGSKVSSILTSLDYPYEANVVRDSKWDFYNYNLYPTELESHHIQSRHVLEMLIDEDDDLHVSRPVEHYVYFDTPTQKERFVQNLSLDGFEYKDEIDSEEFQNGIALVKTHDLLPETIDKVVEEVYESLQKDHGYYEGWSTTLAADIEE, from the coding sequence ATGACAGAACATTACTATAAACAAGAAGATACTCAAAAAATAGCAACTGAAGTTGATTTAAATGCTTTTGCATATTCACAAAAGTTTTCGTGGCTTTTTAGTGTATTTATCAAATTTGATTTAGAAGATAAAGTACAAGAAAAATATGAAGAGTTCTTAGATACAAAAGCATCTATTATACAAAGTATTGAACTTGATGAAGCTGCGAAATATGTTGGAAGTAGAGTAGTTGACGGTTGGACAGAACTTTACTTTTATGCAAGAGATTCAAAGGCACTGGGAAGTAAAGTTTCTTCAATTCTGACATCATTAGATTATCCGTATGAAGCAAATGTTGTTCGTGACAGTAAATGGGACTTTTATAATTATAATCTTTATCCAACAGAGCTTGAATCACATCATATTCAAAGCAGACATGTTTTAGAGATGCTTATAGATGAAGATGATGACCTTCATGTTTCTCGGCCTGTAGAACATTATGTATATTTTGATACTCCTACACAAAAAGAACGTTTTGTCCAAAATTTATCGCTAGATGGGTTTGAGTATAAAGATGAAATTGATTCGGAAGAGTTCCAAAACGGTATTGCACTTGTAAAAACACACGATCTTTTACCCGAAACGATTGATAAGGTTGTTGAAGAAGTATATGAGAGCTTACAAAAAGATCATGGTTATTATGAAGGCTGGAGTACGACTCTTGCCGCTGATATAGAAGAGTAA
- a CDS encoding diacylglycerol kinase, whose product MELNKPKHNLFRNGRYAVEGFIDIVKTETSFKWQLLMLFTMGIIAWVLPIDFSYSAILFTALFIPVASEVANSAIERVVDLVTVDYHIMAKKAKDAGATLVLLSLIVTAMIWIFVLLIAFKMV is encoded by the coding sequence ATGGAGCTAAATAAACCGAAACATAATCTTTTTAGAAATGGACGTTATGCTGTAGAAGGATTTATAGATATAGTTAAAACGGAAACATCATTTAAATGGCAGTTGCTGATGCTTTTTACAATGGGGATAATTGCATGGGTTTTACCGATAGATTTTTCTTATTCTGCAATACTTTTTACTGCTTTATTTATCCCCGTGGCATCTGAAGTCGCAAACTCTGCAATTGAACGTGTAGTAGACCTTGTCACGGTTGATTATCATATTATGGCAAAGAAAGCTAAAGATGCCGGAGCTACACTTGTACTACTTAGTTTGATTGTAACTGCAATGATCTGGATTTTTGTCTTACTGATTGCATTTAAAATGGTCTAA
- a CDS encoding saccharopine dehydrogenase family protein has translation MNTTLIIGAGGVGRVVAHKCAMNADVFGKIILASRTKSKCDEIAAEIKNVQIETASIDADNTQELIEFIKRVGASIVINVALPYQDLTIMDACIATNTPYLDTANYEHPDEAKFEYKLQWARDEKFKEAGIMGLLGSGFDPGATNVFCAYAQKHYFDEIHYIDILDCNAGDHGYPFATNFNPEINLREVSAKGRYWENGEWIETEPMEIMQVWDYPEVGPKDSYLLYHEEMESLVKHIKGLKRIRFFMTFGQSYLKHMEVLQNVGMLGIEPIEHQGQKIIPIEFLKTLLPDPASLGPRTKGKTNIGIVAEGIKDGKKKKIYIYQVKDHEECYKEVLSQGVSYTTGVPAMIGAKLMLKGIWSGTGVFNMEQMDPDPFMEEMNTQGLPWQVKELEA, from the coding sequence ATGAATACTACTTTGATTATCGGTGCCGGTGGTGTAGGAAGAGTTGTAGCACATAAATGTGCTATGAATGCTGATGTGTTTGGAAAAATCATCCTTGCAAGCCGTACCAAGTCAAAATGTGACGAGATCGCTGCAGAGATCAAAAATGTACAAATTGAGACAGCAAGTATAGATGCTGATAATACACAAGAACTTATAGAATTTATTAAGAGAGTGGGTGCAAGTATTGTAATCAATGTTGCATTGCCATATCAAGATTTAACTATTATGGATGCATGTATTGCAACAAATACACCATATTTAGATACTGCAAACTATGAACATCCGGATGAAGCAAAATTTGAGTACAAATTACAGTGGGCAAGAGACGAGAAGTTTAAAGAAGCAGGAATCATGGGACTTCTTGGCTCTGGTTTTGATCCAGGAGCTACAAACGTATTTTGTGCATATGCTCAAAAACACTATTTTGACGAGATCCATTACATTGATATTTTAGATTGTAATGCAGGTGATCACGGATATCCGTTTGCTACAAATTTCAATCCTGAAATCAATCTTCGTGAAGTAAGTGCAAAGGGACGTTATTGGGAAAATGGCGAGTGGATTGAAACTGAGCCTATGGAGATTATGCAGGTTTGGGATTATCCTGAAGTTGGTCCAAAAGATTCATATCTTCTTTATCATGAAGAGATGGAGTCACTTGTAAAACACATCAAAGGTCTTAAAAGAATTAGATTCTTTATGACATTTGGTCAAAGTTATCTCAAACACATGGAAGTATTGCAAAACGTTGGAATGCTTGGAATTGAACCGATTGAGCATCAAGGGCAAAAAATTATTCCAATAGAGTTTTTGAAAACTCTACTTCCGGATCCTGCAAGCCTTGGTCCTAGAACAAAAGGGAAAACCAACATCGGTATTGTAGCTGAAGGGATTAAAGACGGTAAAAAGAAAAAAATCTATATTTACCAGGTAAAAGATCACGAAGAATGCTATAAAGAGGTTCTCTCTCAAGGTGTTTCTTATACGACAGGAGTTCCTGCAATGATTGGTGCTAAACTCATGCTAAAAGGAATCTGGTCTGGTACTGGTGTCTTTAACATGGAGCAAATGGATCCGGATCCATTTATGGAAGAGATGAATACACAAGGACTACCTTGGCAAGTTAAAGAGCTAGAGGCGTAG
- a CDS encoding nucleoside-diphosphate sugar epimerase/dehydratase: protein MILDKRILNILVIIFLTTITFLWTFFIFHQTVNWQIIAVVIFFRLFASFTIYKDYSLSWSKATQKTFLLKTVVVIVPLVIYIPIFHGEVRMSFMLSEAMTYLASISFLMYMYYFFINQSRISKTKTMVIYGAGKAGIKIEEEFRNSEYKITYFCDDDKVLQGRSIDGIRILSGEELETKSEGRKYDLLIIAMPSVSKDVIQKVYNRFHNSFHAVKILPSLNDMLNGEALSTQLKDISVEDLLARDPKDLDKKAIEKFIVNKKVLITGAGGSIGSEISRQCAFFGAKELVLLEHSEFNLYQIAEELAEYNPKLVMQSVVNKDLLDATFEKYKPEIVIHAAAYKHVPLVEDNIEEAIINNILGTKNAIDCAIEHNVEKFVLISTDKAVRPTNVMGTTKRICELYAQNIASNTMTEIVAVRFGNVLGSSGSVIPKFKLQIENGGPITVTHPDITRYFMLIPEACELVLQAASIGKGGEIFILDMGEPIKIVDLAKKMIELSGRDDIEIEFSGLRPGEKLYEELLISDSDTKTQYESITVAGRTEYNIEKLSSDINELVNTKNKLAKLKEIVPEFNHQNGK, encoded by the coding sequence ATGATTTTAGATAAACGAATACTTAATATATTAGTCATTATATTTCTTACAACAATTACATTTCTTTGGACTTTTTTTATATTCCATCAAACAGTAAACTGGCAAATTATAGCCGTAGTAATCTTTTTTAGATTATTTGCTTCCTTTACAATCTATAAAGACTACTCTCTTTCTTGGTCTAAAGCTACCCAAAAAACTTTTTTACTTAAAACTGTTGTAGTTATAGTGCCACTTGTAATTTATATACCTATTTTTCATGGTGAAGTACGTATGTCATTTATGTTGAGTGAAGCAATGACATATCTGGCTTCAATTAGTTTTTTAATGTATATGTATTATTTTTTCATTAATCAAAGCCGTATTTCAAAAACAAAAACAATGGTCATTTACGGTGCTGGTAAAGCAGGAATAAAAATAGAGGAAGAATTCAGAAATAGTGAATATAAAATTACTTATTTCTGTGATGATGATAAGGTTTTACAAGGTAGAAGTATAGACGGTATTCGTATTCTTTCCGGGGAAGAGTTAGAAACAAAATCTGAAGGGCGAAAGTACGATCTCTTAATTATCGCTATGCCAAGTGTCTCAAAAGATGTTATACAAAAAGTTTATAATCGTTTTCACAACTCTTTTCATGCAGTGAAAATTCTTCCTTCATTGAATGATATGTTAAACGGTGAAGCATTGTCTACACAGTTAAAAGATATTTCCGTTGAAGATCTTCTCGCAAGAGATCCTAAGGATTTAGATAAAAAAGCTATTGAAAAGTTTATAGTAAATAAAAAAGTACTGATTACAGGTGCAGGAGGAAGTATCGGAAGCGAAATAAGTAGACAGTGTGCTTTTTTTGGTGCTAAGGAATTGGTTTTACTCGAACATAGTGAGTTTAATCTTTATCAAATAGCAGAAGAGTTGGCTGAATACAATCCAAAACTTGTTATGCAATCGGTTGTTAATAAAGATCTTTTGGATGCAACATTTGAGAAATATAAGCCAGAGATTGTGATCCATGCAGCAGCTTATAAACATGTACCTTTGGTAGAAGACAACATAGAAGAAGCAATTATTAATAATATCCTTGGAACTAAAAATGCGATCGATTGTGCGATCGAGCATAATGTTGAAAAGTTTGTTTTGATCTCTACCGATAAAGCAGTACGACCTACAAATGTGATGGGGACGACAAAAAGAATTTGTGAACTTTATGCTCAAAATATTGCTAGCAATACAATGACAGAGATTGTGGCGGTAAGGTTTGGGAATGTTTTAGGAAGTAGTGGAAGTGTCATTCCAAAATTTAAATTACAAATAGAAAACGGCGGTCCAATTACAGTGACCCATCCAGACATTACAAGATATTTTATGCTTATACCTGAAGCATGTGAATTAGTATTGCAAGCTGCAAGTATAGGTAAAGGTGGGGAGATATTTATTCTTGATATGGGTGAACCGATTAAAATAGTTGATCTTGCAAAGAAAATGATAGAACTAAGTGGTCGAGATGATATAGAGATTGAATTTAGTGGACTGCGTCCCGGCGAAAAACTTTATGAGGAACTTTTAATCAGTGATAGTGATACAAAAACACAATATGAATCTATTACAGTTGCAGGTAGAACAGAGTATAATATTGAAAAGCTTTCTTCTGATATTAATGAGTTAGTTAATACAAAGAATAAATTGGCAAAATTAAAAGAGATTGTCCCAGAATTTAATCATCAAAATGGAAAATAA
- a CDS encoding HDOD domain-containing protein, protein MDFNTIIEGIEELPPLSDTAQVVDKLYANGAENVNIINLVRAIESDASLTVNILKMINAPYYGFSRKIASVSQAVTLFGTQIIYGLVIKFCIESSLVANLRPYGITSSQFNEISHLQSALMNQWYSKIDLRHAQFLTPLALIMETGKLVVSREIVKAGKIKEFQDGMRKTEDLIEFENEFFGTSSYFVTGTLFDYWNLEPIYADILKDLDFIPQDTSPQMEHYIKSLDIVRTAINVKNVLTQDSIAHACELIEDIGFDPDDFIHVTSRLKQKIKN, encoded by the coding sequence ATGGATTTCAACACCATTATAGAAGGGATAGAAGAATTACCTCCTTTATCTGATACTGCGCAGGTAGTTGATAAACTTTATGCTAATGGTGCTGAAAACGTTAATATAATAAATCTTGTAAGAGCAATAGAATCGGATGCTTCTTTAACGGTTAATATCTTAAAGATGATTAATGCTCCTTACTATGGTTTTTCAAGAAAAATTGCCTCTGTATCACAAGCCGTTACTCTTTTTGGAACACAAATTATTTATGGTTTAGTGATTAAGTTTTGTATTGAAAGTTCATTAGTTGCAAACCTTCGCCCTTATGGTATTACAAGTTCACAGTTTAATGAAATATCTCATCTACAAAGTGCTTTGATGAATCAATGGTACTCTAAGATTGACCTTCGTCATGCACAGTTTTTAACACCGCTTGCATTAATTATGGAAACGGGAAAACTAGTAGTTTCTCGCGAAATTGTAAAAGCAGGTAAAATTAAAGAGTTTCAAGATGGTATGCGAAAAACAGAAGATCTAATAGAGTTTGAAAATGAGTTTTTCGGTACAAGTTCTTACTTTGTAACGGGAACACTGTTTGATTATTGGAATTTAGAACCAATTTATGCAGATATTTTAAAAGATTTAGACTTTATCCCTCAAGATACATCCCCTCAAATGGAACATTATATAAAATCATTGGATATTGTAAGAACAGCAATTAATGTAAAAAATGTATTAACACAAGACTCTATAGCACATGCTTGTGAACTAATTGAAGATATAGGTTTTGATCCAGATGATTTTATACATGTAACAAGCAGATTAAAACAAAAAATAAAGAATTAA
- the nspC gene encoding carboxynorspermidine decarboxylase — protein sequence MINIPTPAYICEEALLEKNLELLDYVQKESGAKIILALKGFAMWSTFDIVAKYLGGCTASGLHEAKLAREEFCKHNANAEVHTYSPAFKNEDIEEIAKISDHIVFNSPNQIKRFILKVKEINPKIEVSLRLNPEVSSSPVDIYNPCGLYSRLGTTLKNFDESVLEHIDGLNFHALCEQDADALEEVLNSFDEKFGKYLKNLKYVNFGGGHHITRKDYDVEKLICLIKEFKKKYDGIDVYLEPGEAVGWQTGYLVSSVLDTFHNGMDLAILDTSAEAHMPDTLAMPYRADVRGSGEAGEKAHTYRLGGNTCLAGDIMGDYSFDKPLQVGDQIIFEDQIHYTFVKNTTFNGIKLPSLAIQRKDGKIDIIKEFGYEDYKGRLS from the coding sequence TTGATTAATATTCCTACACCAGCTTATATTTGTGAAGAAGCATTGTTAGAAAAAAATTTAGAGCTTTTAGATTATGTTCAAAAAGAGAGTGGTGCAAAAATAATTTTGGCACTTAAAGGTTTTGCTATGTGGTCAACTTTTGACATCGTTGCAAAATATTTAGGTGGTTGTACGGCAAGTGGTTTGCATGAAGCGAAGCTTGCGCGTGAAGAGTTCTGTAAGCATAATGCCAATGCAGAAGTACATACATATTCACCTGCTTTTAAAAATGAAGATATTGAAGAGATCGCAAAAATTTCTGATCACATTGTTTTTAATTCTCCAAACCAAATTAAAAGATTTATTTTAAAAGTCAAAGAGATTAATCCAAAAATAGAAGTTTCTCTAAGGCTTAATCCAGAAGTTTCATCTTCGCCTGTAGATATTTATAACCCTTGTGGTTTGTACTCAAGACTGGGTACAACACTTAAGAATTTTGATGAAAGTGTATTGGAACACATTGATGGGCTTAATTTTCATGCACTTTGTGAACAAGATGCCGATGCACTAGAAGAAGTTCTAAATTCTTTTGATGAAAAGTTTGGCAAATATCTTAAAAATCTAAAGTATGTCAATTTTGGTGGCGGGCATCATATTACTAGAAAAGACTATGATGTCGAAAAACTTATTTGCTTAATCAAAGAATTTAAGAAAAAATATGATGGTATAGATGTTTATTTAGAACCGGGTGAAGCAGTAGGTTGGCAAACAGGTTATTTAGTTTCTAGCGTATTAGATACATTTCATAACGGTATGGATCTTGCAATTTTAGATACATCTGCTGAAGCACATATGCCTGACACTTTAGCAATGCCGTATCGTGCAGATGTTAGAGGAAGCGGTGAAGCAGGTGAAAAAGCTCATACTTACAGACTTGGCGGAAATACTTGTTTAGCAGGAGATATTATGGGAGATTACTCTTTTGATAAACCTCTGCAAGTTGGAGATCAAATTATTTTTGAAGATCAAATCCATTATACGTTTGTAAAAAATACAACTTTTAACGGGATCAAATTACCTAGCTTAGCAATTCAGAGAAAAGATGGTAAAATAGATATTATTAAAGAGTTTGGTTATGAAGATTACAAGGGACGTTTGTCATAA
- a CDS encoding EAL domain-containing protein, protein MNKIKNIWHLFYILFSFISIVFIYIAYLSYSSIFENNKTLTSSYNKILYNTLDTTLSQNEVLLDTLAQELLDSDLYTNKEKAKRLLQKALVNSKYVIGFGLTDVKGNLLVTSANIDTTKVHNILINEEVKTTFEEALKSRQMVVGRTYFFSPLNRWIIPVRKAIRDKEGNVVAVMAAGLVNSKEHNIFSGIELYDDRTISLLHDLDQHKKLYQLYFSQASETNYNQIYNTPLDKKTYQSFMDNLQEEFKILSLDAIRDGNIYYTSTKVQDQRKIIFLAVSYNQKYKIWVVVSQKQSFLYNQVLDSFFYIFILYLFIVLMFYFLFKTIDRKEKEKEAELVYKANHDSLTGYYNRDYLGNDPTLIESLKQKDFEVIFFDIDNFKNINDRFGHHIGDKVLIGISTRLSEFFHKDDIIIRHGGDEFIILSFSPVNLNKLIELISTPCIVDDLEFRLGVSIGVSRYPQDSINLDELLSMADIAMHEAKKVRNSYKYFDQEMYRKSIEHSDIEHQLRHALDNEEFYMVYQPQISRYMDIYGVEALIRWENKKLGFIPPDKFIGIAEDNGMILKIGEWILRQSLNDIKEIWELTGLKFHLSLNISVIQFMEKGFLEQLLELISEIGLDKTYITLEITESLAIEEFNYVIPLLNKVRENGIDISLDDFGTGYSSLSILKKLPISELKIDKQFVDDVEKGNKNALIKSIFSIGKNFSFKIVCEGTETKEQVDILKEYGCDIFQGYYFSKPLRKNDLVEFIKEFND, encoded by the coding sequence ATGAATAAAATAAAAAATATTTGGCATCTTTTTTATATATTATTTTCTTTTATTAGCATTGTATTTATATACATTGCATATTTAAGCTATAGCTCTATTTTTGAAAATAATAAGACACTTACATCTTCATACAATAAAATTCTCTACAATACTTTAGATACAACGCTGAGTCAAAATGAGGTTCTGCTCGATACTTTGGCTCAAGAGTTGTTAGATTCTGATTTATACACAAATAAAGAAAAAGCAAAACGTTTACTTCAAAAAGCTTTAGTGAATTCGAAGTATGTAATAGGTTTTGGTTTAACAGATGTAAAAGGGAATTTGTTAGTTACCAGTGCAAATATTGATACTACCAAAGTTCATAACATTTTAATCAACGAAGAAGTTAAAACAACATTTGAAGAGGCACTTAAAAGCAGACAAATGGTAGTTGGACGTACATACTTCTTTTCTCCGTTAAATAGATGGATCATCCCAGTTCGAAAAGCTATTCGTGACAAAGAAGGCAATGTAGTAGCTGTTATGGCAGCAGGACTTGTTAATAGTAAGGAACATAATATTTTCAGCGGTATAGAACTGTATGACGATAGAACTATCAGTTTATTACATGATCTTGACCAACATAAAAAACTTTATCAACTATACTTCAGCCAAGCTTCGGAGACAAACTACAATCAAATTTATAATACTCCTTTAGATAAAAAAACTTATCAAAGTTTTATGGATAATCTCCAAGAAGAATTTAAAATTTTAAGCCTTGATGCAATTAGAGATGGAAATATATACTACACTTCCACAAAAGTACAAGATCAGAGAAAAATTATTTTTCTAGCGGTTTCGTATAATCAAAAGTACAAAATATGGGTAGTTGTTTCACAAAAACAATCATTTTTATACAATCAAGTTCTTGACAGCTTTTTCTATATTTTTATTCTTTATCTTTTTATTGTATTGATGTTCTATTTCTTGTTTAAAACTATCGATAGAAAAGAGAAAGAAAAAGAAGCAGAATTGGTGTATAAAGCCAATCATGATAGTTTGACAGGCTACTATAACAGAGATTACCTTGGCAATGATCCTACCTTGATCGAATCTTTGAAACAAAAAGATTTTGAAGTTATATTTTTCGATATCGACAATTTTAAAAATATCAATGACCGTTTTGGACATCATATAGGCGATAAGGTTCTCATAGGAATTTCAACGAGGTTAAGTGAATTTTTTCACAAGGATGATATTATAATCCGTCACGGTGGGGATGAGTTTATTATATTAAGCTTTTCACCGGTCAATCTCAATAAACTTATTGAGCTTATCTCTACACCATGTATTGTAGATGATTTGGAATTTAGACTCGGTGTAAGTATAGGTGTTTCAAGATATCCGCAAGATTCTATTAATTTAGATGAACTTTTAAGTATGGCAGATATCGCTATGCATGAAGCGAAAAAAGTTAGAAACTCATATAAATACTTTGATCAAGAAATGTATAGAAAATCTATTGAACATTCAGACATTGAACATCAACTGCGCCATGCTCTAGACAATGAAGAGTTTTACATGGTATATCAACCGCAGATATCACGTTATATGGATATATACGGTGTCGAGGCATTAATAAGATGGGAAAATAAAAAGCTTGGTTTTATCCCGCCTGATAAATTTATCGGTATTGCCGAAGATAATGGAATGATTTTAAAAATTGGTGAATGGATCTTACGCCAATCATTAAATGATATTAAAGAGATATGGGAGCTTACAGGTTTAAAATTTCATCTTTCTTTAAATATATCGGTAATCCAGTTTATGGAAAAAGGATTTTTAGAACAGTTATTGGAGCTGATTTCTGAAATAGGATTAGATAAGACATATATAACATTGGAAATAACTGAGAGCTTGGCAATTGAAGAATTTAACTATGTTATTCCTTTACTGAATAAAGTCAGAGAAAACGGTATTGATATTTCACTTGATGATTTCGGTACTGGATATTCATCATTGTCAATTCTAAAAAAATTACCAATATCGGAACTAAAAATAGATAAACAGTTTGTTGATGATGTAGAAAAAGGGAATAAAAATGCTCTTATTAAATCGATTTTTTCTATTGGTAAAAACTTTTCCTTTAAAATAGTATGTGAAGGTACGGAAACAAAAGAACAGGTTGATATTTTAAAAGAGTACGGGTGTGATATTTTTCAGGGATATTATTTTTCAAAACCTTTACGAAAAAATGACTTAGTAGAGTTTATAAAGGAATTTAATGATTGA